A region from the Citrobacter koseri ATCC BAA-895 genome encodes:
- the gsk gene encoding inosine/guanosine kinase, whose product MKFPGKRKSKHYFPVNARDPLLQQIQAENETSASWVVGIDQTLVDIEAKVDDDFVTRYGLSAGHSLVIEDDVAEALYQELVRENLITHQFAGGTIGNTMHNYSVLADDRSVLLGVMCSNIEIGSYAYRYLCNTSSRTDLNHLQGVDGPIGRCFTLIGESGERTFAISPGHMNQLRAESIPESVIAGASALVLTSYLVRCKPGEPMPEATMKAIEYAKKHNVPVVLTLGTKFVIADNPQWWQAFLKEHVSILAMNEEEAEALTGENDPLLASDKALDWVDLVLCTAGPIGLYMAGFTEDEAKRKTQHPLLPGAIAEFNQYEFSRAMRHKDCLHPLRVYSHIAPYMGGPEKIMNTNGAGDGALAALLHDITANNYHRTNVPNSSKHKFTWLTYSSLAQVCKYANRVSYQVLNQHSPRLTRGLPEREDSLEESYWDR is encoded by the coding sequence ATGAAATTTCCCGGTAAACGTAAATCCAAACACTATTTCCCCGTTAATGCCCGTGACCCGCTGTTGCAACAAATTCAGGCTGAAAATGAAACCAGCGCGTCATGGGTGGTTGGTATCGATCAGACGCTGGTGGATATTGAAGCGAAAGTCGATGATGACTTTGTGACACGTTATGGATTGAGCGCCGGGCATTCTCTGGTGATTGAGGATGATGTCGCAGAAGCGTTGTATCAGGAGCTGGTGCGTGAAAACCTGATCACCCACCAGTTTGCTGGTGGCACCATTGGTAACACCATGCACAACTACTCGGTGCTGGCGGACGATCGCTCCGTTCTGCTGGGCGTGATGTGCAGCAACATTGAGATTGGCAGCTACGCCTATCGCTATTTATGTAACACATCGAGCCGTACCGACCTCAACCACCTGCAAGGGGTTGATGGTCCCATTGGCCGCTGCTTTACGCTGATTGGCGAATCCGGCGAGCGTACCTTCGCCATCAGTCCCGGCCACATGAACCAGCTTCGGGCGGAGAGCATCCCGGAATCGGTGATTGCGGGCGCATCTGCGCTGGTGCTGACCTCCTATCTGGTGCGCTGTAAACCGGGCGAGCCGATGCCGGAAGCGACCATGAAAGCCATTGAGTACGCGAAAAAGCATAATGTGCCGGTGGTGCTGACCCTGGGGACGAAGTTTGTTATCGCCGATAATCCGCAGTGGTGGCAGGCGTTCCTCAAAGAGCATGTCTCCATTCTGGCGATGAATGAAGAAGAGGCGGAAGCGTTAACCGGCGAGAACGATCCGCTGCTGGCGTCTGATAAGGCGCTGGACTGGGTGGATCTGGTGCTGTGTACCGCCGGGCCGATTGGGTTGTATATGGCGGGCTTTACCGAAGATGAAGCGAAACGCAAAACCCAGCACCCGCTGCTGCCGGGGGCGATTGCCGAGTTTAATCAGTATGAGTTCAGCCGTGCGATGCGGCATAAAGATTGTCTCCATCCGCTGCGGGTCTACTCGCACATCGCCCCGTACATGGGCGGGCCGGAAAAAATCATGAATACCAATGGCGCGGGAGACGGCGCGCTGGCGGCGCTGTTACATGATATTACCGCCAATAATTATCACCGCACCAATGTGCCTAACTCCAGCAAGCATAAATTCACCTGGCTGACCTATTCGTCTTTGGCGCAGGTGTGTAAGTATGCGAACCGTGTGAGTTATCAGGTATTGAACCAGCATTCCCCGCGGTTGACGCGCGGTCTGCCGGAACGGGAAGACAGCCTCGAAGAGTCTTACTGGGATCGATGA
- the aes gene encoding acetyl esterase: MKPENKIPVIDLISAQMRAVINVHQAELPPWPADDIAAQRQHYTRERQFWNAGAPQMATRAAAVPTPYGEVATRLYYPQHNSRATLFYLHGGGFILGNLDTHDRIMRLLASYTRCTVVGIDYTLSPEARFPQAIEETVAACRFFHQRADEYALNMAQIGFAGDSAGAMLALASALWLRDKQIVCGSVVATLLWYGLYGLQDSPSRRLFGGEWDGLTRQDLERYENAYLRDELDRESPWYCLFNNDLTRNVPPCFIAGAEFDPLLDDSRLLHQTLQAHNQPSEYRMYPGTLHAFLHYSRMMKTADDALQDGARFFMAQLK, translated from the coding sequence ATGAAGCCAGAAAACAAAATTCCCGTTATCGATCTTATTTCTGCGCAGATGAGGGCCGTCATCAACGTTCATCAGGCGGAGCTGCCGCCGTGGCCTGCGGATGACATTGCGGCACAGCGCCAGCACTACACCCGCGAACGCCAGTTCTGGAACGCCGGAGCGCCGCAGATGGCAACGCGGGCGGCGGCGGTTCCCACACCCTACGGCGAGGTCGCCACGCGTCTGTATTATCCACAGCACAACAGCAGGGCAACGCTGTTTTATCTGCACGGCGGCGGATTTATTCTCGGTAATCTGGATACCCACGACCGCATTATGCGGCTGCTGGCGAGCTATACGCGGTGTACGGTCGTCGGCATCGACTATACGCTCTCTCCCGAAGCACGTTTCCCACAGGCGATTGAGGAGACCGTCGCGGCATGTCGGTTCTTTCATCAACGCGCCGATGAATACGCATTGAACATGGCGCAAATCGGTTTTGCCGGGGATTCCGCAGGCGCTATGCTGGCGCTCGCCAGCGCGCTGTGGCTGCGCGATAAGCAGATTGTATGCGGGAGCGTGGTCGCCACGCTGCTGTGGTATGGTCTCTACGGGTTACAGGATTCGCCCAGCCGCCGTTTGTTTGGCGGAGAATGGGACGGCTTAACCCGTCAGGATCTGGAGAGGTATGAAAACGCCTATCTGCGTGACGAGCTGGATCGCGAATCCCCCTGGTATTGCCTGTTCAATAACGATCTGACCCGCAATGTGCCGCCCTGCTTTATTGCCGGCGCGGAGTTCGATCCGTTACTTGATGACAGCCGTCTGCTGCACCAGACGCTCCAGGCGCATAATCAGCCCAGTGAGTACCGGATGTACCCCGGCACGCTGCACGCCTTCCTGCACTATTCAC